The sequence ACTCGTTTCTGGAGTGTCAGCGTGAATGGGATGCAAAGCACAAGGCTCACCTGAAGCTTTTTGAGGCAGTGAAGGAAAAGGCGGCCTCAAACCAAGCCACGCTAAAGCAGATTGAAAAAGCTGAATCGGAATCAAGACAACTAAATTTATCGCTAGCCGCGAGCCGTCAACGCCTCGCCTCGCAAGGCAAGCCGGAGGATGAATACGCTCGCGCTAAGGCAGAGTGGGGCCAGATCTATCACGAACGAGCCGATCTGATCGAGACAAAATGTGGGGAGCTTACGTCGCTTTCGAACGGGTATATCAAGGCTACCCTTTTGCGAGGAGCGGGTATTGATGCGGCTAAGGAGCGAATCGGAGCGATAATTGCTGGAACTAAGATTCGGACGAAGAAGATCGATGAATTATGCGCTCATATTGCCGATGCGAAGGATTCTGTCGCTGAGTGGTCTCAAATCCTGGACGAAATGGAGGCGCTGGCTGCGATCGAAGCAAAGGATGGCGAGATGATAGCGTTGCCGGGATCGCCACTTCTCAATTGCCTGGGATTTACTGCGACGGAGCTTCAGCGAATTGCAGTAAAGCTCAGTGTAGATGAATGGCTGACCTTATCGCTTGTTGAGCTCAGTGACATTCCGAGGTTCGAGTACAGGCTTGGGGAGGCTGACTACATCGCGTTTGAAGATGCGTCCGCGGGGCAACAGGCAACGGCGTTGCTGCGCGTACTATTGAACCAGGAAGGCCCTCCGCTGATCATCGACCAGCCTGAAGAAGATTTGGACAACCCAGTCGTCCTTGAAATTGTTAGCGATCTGTGGAGGGCGAAGCAGAAACGGCAGCTAATCTTTAGCAGCCACAATGCAAACATTGTCGTTAATGGTGATGCTGACCTCGTCATCTGCTGTGGATATCGATCGGCAGGCGATCAAACGAAAGGAACAGTGAAATGCGAAGGCGCAATCGATGTTGAAGAGATTAACAAAGAAATAACCGCTGTTATGGAGGGCGGTAAGGAGGCCTTCAGGCTACGAAAGGAGAAGTACGGGTTTTAATGCAGCGGATGGCACCAGCCTTCAATTTGTCTGTGATTTACTGGTTTTTCCTTGTCTCTAACCTAAAACACGGGCGACGGGATCGCAGGTAAATCGTTGGCAGATTCCTTTGGGCTGGTTACCATAGATGTCTGGCTGCGGTCGACCCACGACCAACCTGCAGCGTTCGCCGTGCCCGTTCCCCGCCGACTGTCGGCCGGAATGCGAACGACTGCTCGTGGCTCCGACCGCCAGCTCGTGACCCTGGGCGCCTGCCGAGCTGTGACGCTCGGCTACTGCCGTTCGATTCCGACCGGCAGACTGGCATGAAGCTGAACCGACAAGCTGTGCCAGCCGCGAACCAACGCTTCGCGCTCGCGCGGCGCGTCATGAATCGCGGATTGACCTATGCCAGAGTTGTTGGCTTGCCTGTGGCGGCGCGCGGCTGCGCTCCTTTCTTTGATCATAACGCTGTCGAGCGTGGGCGCGCTCGCGGCGGCGGCCGAACGACCCATCGAATTCAATCGGGACATTCGCCCGCTCCTGGCTGAGTATTGCCTGGCCTGTCACGGTCCCGACTCGGCCAATCGCAAGGCCGATTTGCGCCTCGACCAGCGCCAGGCGGCCATCGACGCCGGCGCGATCGTGCCGGGCAATGAGAAGGCCAGCGAGCTGATCGCGCGGGTTCTGTCGGGCGATCCCGAACAGGTCATGCCGCCGGCCGACACGACCAAGAAACTGTCGCCGGCCCAGAAAGACCTGCTCCGCCGCTGGGTCGCCAGCGGGGCCGAGTACCAGGTCCACTGGTCGTTCATTCCGCCGCGCCGTCCGGCCTTGCCCGCCGTCAAACAAACCGACTGGGTCCGCACGCCAATCGATCGCTTGGTCCTCGCGCGCTTGGAAGCGGCGGGCTTGAAGCCTGCGCCCGAGGCCGACCGGCGGACGTTGGCGCGGCGGCTGAGCTTGGACCTGACCGGGCTGCCGCCCGAGCCGGCTGACGTCGACGCGTTCGTGGCCGACACCTCGACGGACGCGTACGAGAAGTACGTCGATCGATTGCTGGAATCGCCGGCCTGGGGCGAGCATCGGGGCCGCTACTGGCTCGACGCGGCCCGCTATGCCGACACGCACGGCATTCACTTCGACAACATGCGCGAGATGTGGTCCTACCGGCAATGGGTGATCGAGGCGTTCAATCGAAACCTGCCGTTCGATCGATTCACCGTCGAGCAGTTGGCCGGCGACCTGCTGCCGACGCCGACGCTCGACCAGCGGATTGCCACCGGCTTTAACCGTTGCAACATCACGACCAACGAAGGTGGCATCATCGACGAAGAGTACGCGGTCCTCTACACCCGGGACCGGACCGAGACCACGTCGCAAGTCTGGATGGGGCTGACGGCGGGCTGCGCGGTTTGTCACGATCACAAGTTCGATCCGCTGAGCCAGCGCGAGTTCTACGAGCTGGCCGCCTTTTTTAACAACACCACCCAGGCCACCCGCGACGGCAATATCAAGGACACGCCGCCGGTGGTCGTGGTGCCGACCGAGGAAGACGAGGCCCGCTGGTCGGCGCTGCAAGGGGAGCTGGCGGCCCTGCAAGGGAAAGTCGACGCCAACCGGACGGTGGCCCGCAAAGTGTTCGACAAGAACTGGCTGCCGACGGCACGCACCAGCTCGATCGCCGGGCACCTGCCGCACGACGGATTGCAGTTCCACGCCCTGTGTAGTGAAGGAGTCGGCAACACGCTGCACGCCGCGGTCGAGGGGCAGATGCGAGCGCTCGCGCTGGCCAAGCCGTTGCAGTGGCAACCTGGCCACGTGGCCGACAAGGGGCTGCGAACGTCGAAGGATCAACCAATCGACGTTGACGACGTCGGCGGCTTCGACACCAAGGACGCCTTTTCCTTCGGCGCTTGGGTACGCATTCCCGGCGCGCGGCAAACCGGGGCGCTCCTCTCGCGGATGAGCGAGAAAGATCATTTTCAAGGCTGGGACTTGTACATCGACGAAGGGGTCCGCTTTGGCGTTCACTTTGTCGCCAAGTGGGAAGAAGACGGCATCAAGCTGCAAAGCAACACGCAGCTCAAGCCGAACGATTGGGCCCATCTGTTCGTGACCTACGACGGGTCGGGCAAGGCGGCGGGCATCAACATGTACCTGAACGGGCTGCCGGCCGCGTCGAAAGTCACGACCAAGAACACGGTGCTGAAGGGGAGCATCAAGGCCAACGTGCCCATGGCGCTGGGGCGACGGCATTCGACGTGGCCGATCGACGGCGCGGTCTTGAACGACATTCGCGTTTACAGTCGGGCGCTCAAGGCGACCGAGGTCGAGCAACTGGCCCGCGGCACGCGCAGCCTGGCCGTCGTGGCCAAGGCGGCCGACAAGCGCACGCAAGCCGAGCTGGGCGAGCTGTTCGACTGGTGGTTCAACCAGTTCGACGCCACCTCGCGACAGTTGGGGGCCGAGCTGGCCAAGCTGCGCGGCGAAGAGGCGCAAATCAAAGGGCGCGGCACGGTGGCCCACGTGATGAACGAAAAGGGCGAAGCGCCGATGGCGTACATTTTGTACCGCGGCGACTATGACAAGCGCCGCGACGAAGTCAACGCCGACACGCCCGACATCCTGCCGGCGATGGACAGCGAGCTGCCGCGCAATCGGCTGGGCCTGGCCCAATGGCTGCTCGACGCCGATCACCCGTTAACCACGCGCGTGACGGTGAATCGCTTCTGGCAGGAAGTGTTCGGCGCTGGCCTGGTCCGCACGGCCGGCGACTTTGGCGCGACGGGCGAGTTGCCGTCGCATCCTGAGTTGCTCGATTGGCTGGCCGTCGAGTTCCGCGAGTCGAGCTGGGACGTGAAGCGATTCTTCAAGCTGCTGGTCACCTCGGCGACCTATCGCCAAAGCGCCGTGGCCGACAAGCTGAAACTCGAAAAAGACCCCGCGAATCGCCTGCTCTCGCGCGGGCCACGGTTCCGGATGGATGGCGAGATGCTGCGCGACTACGCCCTGGCCAGCAGTGGACTGCTGGTGCGGAAGCTTGGCGGGCCGAGTGTGAAGCCTTACCAGCCGGACGGGGTCTGGGAGGCGGTGGCGATGATCGGCAGCAACACGCGCGACTACAAAGCCGACAAGGGCGAGGGGCTGTATCGGCGGAGCATGTACACGTTTTGGAAGCGCTCGGCCCCACCGGCGTCGATGGATATTTTCAACGCGCCGAGCCGTGAGATTTGCTGCGTGCGGCGCGAGCGGACCAATACGCCGTTGCAGGCGCTGGTGACGTTGAACGATCCCCAGTTCGTCGAGTCGGCGCGGCATCTGGCCCAGCGGGCGGTGTTGGAAGCGGGCAGCGCGGCCGGCGCGAATGCCTCGACCGACGATGCCGCGGCGGACGACGCGCGGGTCGACTTCATCGCCCGGCGGCTGATGGCCCGGTCGTTGCGGCCCGCAGAACTTGAGATCGTGAAGAAGTCGCTGGCCCAGTTGCGGGCGTACTACCAGGCCCACGCCGACGACGCCCAGGCGCTGGTCGCGTTCGGCGATTCGCCGGCCGAGGCCAAGGTCGACGCGGTGCAACTGGCCGCCTGGACGATGCTGGTGAACGAGATGCTGAACCTGGACGAAGTGCTGACGAAGTGAGTGTCGGGATTAGCCACGGAGACACAGAGGCACGGAGTTGGGCACGGAGAGGACAGAGGGAATGATAGAGATGAATGACCAATGACCAAATCCCAATGACCAAAGAAGTGGAGTCGACAAGTTTCTTTTTTATTCTTGGTCATTGGACATTGGTAATTGGGGTTTCTGATTCCTCCGTGCAACCCTTCGAGTCTCCGTGCCTCCGTGGCAAACTGAATTGGAAGAATGGAAGGCAAAGCCATGAATCTGTTTCATGAAACGATGCGGAATGTCACTCGGCGGCATTTTCTGGCCCAGGGGTCGCACCTGCTGGGCGGAGCGGCTTTGGCGACGCTGGCCGGTGAGCGGGCCTTTGGCGCCACGACCAACGCTGGGGCCGCCACGGCGCGAACTCATTTTCCGCCCAAGGCCAAGCATGTGATCTATCTGCACATGGTCGGTGGGCCTTCGCAGATCGACTTGTACGATTACAAGCCGAAGATGCTCGAGATGTACGACAAGGACCTGCCCGAGTCGATCCGCAACGGGCAGCGTTTGACCACCATGACGTCGGGCCAGAAGCGGTTCCCCATCGCCCCGTCGAAGTACAAGTTTGCCCAGCACGGCCAGTCGGGTATGTGGGTCAGCGAGCTGTTGCCCTGGACCGCCAAGATGGTCGACCAGATGTGCTTTGTCCGCAGCATGCACACCGAAGCAATCAACCACGAACCGGCGATCAGTTACATTCAGACCGGCAACCAGATCACCGGCCGGCCGTGCCTGGGGGCGTGGACCTCGTACGGCCTAGGCTCGTTGAACGAAGACCTGCCGACGTTCGTCGTGCTGGTCGCCAAGCCGAGCAACGTGGAACAGGTGCAGGCGATTTCGGCCCGGCTCTGGTCGAGCGGCTACTTGTCGGGCGAGCACGCCGGCGTGGCGTTCCGCTCGGCGGGGGATCCGATTTTGTACATCAACAACCCGCCCGGCGTGCCGACCGACGTGCGGCGCAACACGCTCGACGGGCTGAAGGCGCTGAACGAGATGACCTATCGCGAGCTGGGCGATCCCGAAACCCACACGCGGATTCAGCAATACGAGCTGGCCTTCCGCATGCAGACCAGCGTGCCCGACCTGACCAACCTGGCCAACGAGCCGGATCGGACGTTCGAGCTGTACGGCGACGAGGCCAAGAAAGCTGGCTCGTTCGCCAACAGCGCGCTATTGGCTCGGCGGCTGGTCGAACGTGGCGTGCGGTTCGTGCAGATCTATCACAACAACTGGGACACGCACGGCAACGTGGCCGGGCGCTTGCCGTCACAATGCAAGGACGTCGACCAGGCCTGCTATGGGCTGATTAACGACTTGAAGCAGCGCGGCATGCTGGACGATACGCTGGTGATCTGGGGTGGCGAGTTCGGCCGCACGATTTACTCGCAGGGCGGACTGACCAAGGAGAACTACGGCCGCGACCACCATCCGCGCTGTTTTACGATGTGGATGGCCGGCGGCGGCATTCGGCCGGGCACGGTGTACGGCGAGACGGACGACTTCTCGTACAACATCACGAAAAACCCGGTGCATATTCGCGACTTCCACGCCACGACGTTGAAGCTGTTGGGCTTCGACCACCAAAGGTTCAGCTATCGGTACCAGGGGCTCGACCAGAAGCTGACCGGCGTCGAACCGGCGCATGTGATTAAGGAACTACTGGCGTAGCCTGCGATTAGCGATTAGCGATTAGCGGTTAGCGATTAGAAAAGACCGCGGCAAGCGTTTGAGTGCTAACGTATCAATCGCGTGCGAGCCGAATACAACCCTTCTCCCCCGGGGAGAAGGTGGCGGCGCTAGCCGACGGATGAGGGTCGCGCGTCAGGCTGGCGCGATTGGAAGTGGTGAGTGGACCCTCATCCGGCCTGTCGGCCACCTTCTCCTGGAGGGAGAAGGGTTACTGCGCGCCGCGTGATGATGGGGACGTTGTTGACTTGCGACGCCCCTGCTTCCTCAATTCCACTCCGTGCATTCCTCCGCGGCTCCGTGCCTCCGTGGCAAGTCTTTCGGAGCTCGAAGCGAGGCATCAAGTCAGGTTCGGCAGCGGGCCGTCGCCGCAGTACTCCGGTTTGCCGAACTTGGTGATTCGGTGGCCGAACCCGTGGGCCAGCGACAACAGTAGCCGGTTGTGAGGCAGCTTCGGATACTTGAGCGCGCGGCCCATGCGGAAGTCGAGCCCGCCGCCGACCAGCACCCAGGGAATGTCATCCAGCGTGTGCGAGTTCCCCTTGCCCAACTCGTTGGTCCAGACGATCAACGTGTTGTCGAGCAAGCTCCCCTGCCCGCCCGGCTCGGGCGTCTTGGCCAGCCGCTCGGTCAAGTACGCCAATTGTTCGCAGAACCAGTGGTTGATCTTGGTCAGCTTCTCGACGGCCTTCTCGTTGGTGTCGGGCTCGTGCGACAGTTCGTGGTGCCCTTCCTCCACGCCCAGCCAGCGCATCTTGGCGCCGCCGACCGAGTTGGTGTACTGGAACGTGGCTACGCGGGCCATGTCGCTGGCAAAGCTATTCACCAGCAAATCGATCTGCATCTTGGACAGCTTGGGCATCTGGTCGTTGTCTTCGCGCACGCCCGGCTCGAGCTGGGGCACGGCGTGGCCGGCTTTTTCCTCGGCGGCCGATTGCAGCTCGCGCTCCATCGACCGGACAAACCCGGCGTGCTCTTCCAACAGCCGGCGGTCTTCCTTGCTGACCTTGGCGCCGACGCGCTTCAGGTCTTCTTGCACGTCATCGAGCACGCTCTTCAGGCTTTCCCGGTCGTCGATCCGGCCGTAGAGCTTGCCGAACATCTGGTACGGGTTGTCGATCGGCGCGATCGGCTTGTTCGGCCCGGCGTAGGACATGCGGGTCC is a genomic window of Planctomycetota bacterium containing:
- a CDS encoding DUF1553 domain-containing protein, translating into MPELLACLWRRAAALLSLIITLSSVGALAAAAERPIEFNRDIRPLLAEYCLACHGPDSANRKADLRLDQRQAAIDAGAIVPGNEKASELIARVLSGDPEQVMPPADTTKKLSPAQKDLLRRWVASGAEYQVHWSFIPPRRPALPAVKQTDWVRTPIDRLVLARLEAAGLKPAPEADRRTLARRLSLDLTGLPPEPADVDAFVADTSTDAYEKYVDRLLESPAWGEHRGRYWLDAARYADTHGIHFDNMREMWSYRQWVIEAFNRNLPFDRFTVEQLAGDLLPTPTLDQRIATGFNRCNITTNEGGIIDEEYAVLYTRDRTETTSQVWMGLTAGCAVCHDHKFDPLSQREFYELAAFFNNTTQATRDGNIKDTPPVVVVPTEEDEARWSALQGELAALQGKVDANRTVARKVFDKNWLPTARTSSIAGHLPHDGLQFHALCSEGVGNTLHAAVEGQMRALALAKPLQWQPGHVADKGLRTSKDQPIDVDDVGGFDTKDAFSFGAWVRIPGARQTGALLSRMSEKDHFQGWDLYIDEGVRFGVHFVAKWEEDGIKLQSNTQLKPNDWAHLFVTYDGSGKAAGINMYLNGLPAASKVTTKNTVLKGSIKANVPMALGRRHSTWPIDGAVLNDIRVYSRALKATEVEQLARGTRSLAVVAKAADKRTQAELGELFDWWFNQFDATSRQLGAELAKLRGEEAQIKGRGTVAHVMNEKGEAPMAYILYRGDYDKRRDEVNADTPDILPAMDSELPRNRLGLAQWLLDADHPLTTRVTVNRFWQEVFGAGLVRTAGDFGATGELPSHPELLDWLAVEFRESSWDVKRFFKLLVTSATYRQSAVADKLKLEKDPANRLLSRGPRFRMDGEMLRDYALASSGLLVRKLGGPSVKPYQPDGVWEAVAMIGSNTRDYKADKGEGLYRRSMYTFWKRSAPPASMDIFNAPSREICCVRRERTNTPLQALVTLNDPQFVESARHLAQRAVLEAGSAAGANASTDDAAADDARVDFIARRLMARSLRPAELEIVKKSLAQLRAYYQAHADDAQALVAFGDSPAEAKVDAVQLAAWTMLVNEMLNLDEVLTK
- a CDS encoding DUF1501 domain-containing protein; protein product: MNLFHETMRNVTRRHFLAQGSHLLGGAALATLAGERAFGATTNAGAATARTHFPPKAKHVIYLHMVGGPSQIDLYDYKPKMLEMYDKDLPESIRNGQRLTTMTSGQKRFPIAPSKYKFAQHGQSGMWVSELLPWTAKMVDQMCFVRSMHTEAINHEPAISYIQTGNQITGRPCLGAWTSYGLGSLNEDLPTFVVLVAKPSNVEQVQAISARLWSSGYLSGEHAGVAFRSAGDPILYINNPPGVPTDVRRNTLDGLKALNEMTYRELGDPETHTRIQQYELAFRMQTSVPDLTNLANEPDRTFELYGDEAKKAGSFANSALLARRLVERGVRFVQIYHNNWDTHGNVAGRLPSQCKDVDQACYGLINDLKQRGMLDDTLVIWGGEFGRTIYSQGGLTKENYGRDHHPRCFTMWMAGGGIRPGTVYGETDDFSYNITKNPVHIRDFHATTLKLLGFDHQRFSYRYQGLDQKLTGVEPAHVIKELLA
- a CDS encoding DUF1552 domain-containing protein, with protein sequence MPFLLNLPSLGFANQSRRKQRLIVLFSPNGTIPKNFWPDVKDDESLELKEILTPLAPYKDRVLTLNGVCDKVHGDGDNHMRGIGCLLTGIELFPGNIQGGSHTPAGWSSGHSIDQEIKTFLQANDQTRTRFGSLEFGVMVPERADTWTRMSYAGPNKPIAPIDNPYQMFGKLYGRIDDRESLKSVLDDVQEDLKRVGAKVSKEDRRLLEEHAGFVRSMERELQSAAEEKAGHAVPQLEPGVREDNDQMPKLSKMQIDLLVNSFASDMARVATFQYTNSVGGAKMRWLGVEEGHHELSHEPDTNEKAVEKLTKINHWFCEQLAYLTERLAKTPEPGGQGSLLDNTLIVWTNELGKGNSHTLDDIPWVLVGGGLDFRMGRALKYPKLPHNRLLLSLAHGFGHRITKFGKPEYCGDGPLPNLT